A window from Candidatus Arthromitus sp. SFB-rat-Yit encodes these proteins:
- the trmD gene encoding tRNA (guanosine(37)-N1)-methyltransferase TrmD: MKITILSLFPQMFEVFSHSIVGKARANNYVDIEVINIRDFSNNKHNRVDDYPFGGGAGMLMSVEPIYNSINYVKRNLDGKVIYLGPRGSTFNQNKARELSDNNHLIFLCGHYEGIDERSYKFIDEEISLGDFILTGGEMAAIPIIDSIVRLLSGVINQESLDNESFNNNLMDFPQYTRPREFMGMSVPNVLLSGNHKEIDKWRREESLKITQKYKGYLLKDR, translated from the coding sequence ATTGTGGGTAAAGCGAGAGCGAATAATTACGTCGATATTGAAGTCATAAATATAAGGGATTTTTCTAATAATAAACACAATAGGGTTGATGATTATCCTTTTGGTGGTGGTGCGGGTATGCTTATGAGCGTTGAGCCAATATATAATTCTATAAATTATGTTAAGCGTAATTTAGATGGGAAGGTTATATATTTAGGTCCAAGAGGAAGTACTTTTAATCAAAATAAGGCACGTGAGTTGTCTGATAATAATCATCTGATATTTTTGTGTGGTCATTATGAGGGAATTGATGAGAGATCTTATAAATTTATTGATGAGGAGATTTCTTTAGGTGATTTTATATTGACTGGTGGGGAAATGGCAGCTATTCCAATTATTGATAGTATTGTTAGGCTTTTATCTGGAGTTATAAATCAAGAAAGTTTGGATAATGAGTCATTTAATAATAATTTGATGGATTTTCCTCAGTATACGAGACCAAGAGAATTCATGGGTATGAGTGTTCCGAATGTTTTGTTATCTGGAAATCATAAAGAGATTGACAAATGGAGAAGAGAGGAATCTTTAAAGATAACGCAAAAATATAAGGGTTATTTATTAAAAGATAGATAA